From the genome of Desulfovibrio sp. JY:
GCCCGGGAAATCCTCTATTCCGGCACGCGACTTTTAAACCTCGCCTCCAATAACTACCTCGGCCTGTCCGGGCATCCGGACCTCATCGAGGGGTCGGTCAAGGCGCTCACGCGCCACGGCTGTTCCTCCGGGGCCTCGCGGCTGGTCACGGGCAACTTCGCCCTGGCCGAGACCCTGGAAGCGGAACTGGCCACGTTCAAGTACCAGGAGGCGGCCCTGGTGACCGGCAGCGGCTACGCCGCCAATCTGGCCGTTTTTTCCGCCCTGGCCGACCGCCACACCGTGGTTTTTTCCGACCGCCTCAACCATGCCAGCATCATCGACGGCATACGCCTGTCCGGAGCCCGGCTCGTGCGCTACCGCCATCTGGACATGGAGCACCTGGAAAAGCTGCTCATGCGGGAGGGGCAGGTCGACAAGAAAATCATCGTCACGGACACGGTTTTCAGCATGGACGGCGACGTGGCTCCCTTAGCGCGGATCGTCGAGCTTGGCAAAGCCCACGGGGCGCTGGTGGTCGTGGACGAAGCCCACGCCACCGGGGTGATCGGCCGGGGCCGGGGGCTTTCCGCCGCACTCGGGCTCTCCGACGACGTGGACGTGCATGTGGGCACCCTGAGCAAGGCGCTCGGGTCCCACGGCGGTTTTATCGCCGGCCGGGTGGAGACCATCGAACTGCTGCGAAACCGCGGCCGTTCGTTCATTTTTTCCACCGCCCTGCCGCCGGCGGTCCTGGGCGCGTCCCTGGCGGCGCTGCGCCACATCAAGTCCAACCCCGCCGACGGGGCGCGGCTGATGCGTATCGCCAAGGAAATCCGCGACCACCTGGGCGGGCTCGGCTTCGACACCATGGGCTCCACCACCCAGATCATCCCTGTGGCCTGCGGCCGCAACCGGGTGGCGTTGCACGCCCAGTCGCTCCTTATGGC
Proteins encoded in this window:
- the bioF gene encoding 8-amino-7-oxononanoate synthase, whose translation is MSTSFFGKHIVPEAAKLRNSDSFRTIPPIDDGAAREILYSGTRLLNLASNNYLGLSGHPDLIEGSVKALTRHGCSSGASRLVTGNFALAETLEAELATFKYQEAALVTGSGYAANLAVFSALADRHTVVFSDRLNHASIIDGIRLSGARLVRYRHLDMEHLEKLLMREGQVDKKIIVTDTVFSMDGDVAPLARIVELGKAHGALVVVDEAHATGVIGRGRGLSAALGLSDDVDVHVGTLSKALGSHGGFIAGRVETIELLRNRGRSFIFSTALPPAVLGASLAALRHIKSNPADGARLMRIAKEIRDHLGGLGFDTMGSTTQIIPVACGRNRVALHAQSLLMAEGLLVAAVRPPTVPDGTARLRLSLRADLTRDDLKRIRLGFSRLRVSFFP